In the genome of Alphaproteobacteria bacterium, the window CACAGGATTCAGTTTCTTTAATTCTTCGAGTTGAGTTTTCAAGAAATCTTCATTTTGGCGCACCATGGCAAGGTTGGATTCGGCTTCCTGCCATTGACGATGCTCTTGTTGCCAGGCGTGATAATGAACCCGAACTGAGTCACGTAATGTTTGTACTTTGCTGAATTCGTCCAGCAAGAGTCGATAGGAAGTTGGATCAAGCAAACGGTCAAATTGACCATGAATTTCTAGAAGTGCATCTCCAAGTAGGCGCAGCAACCCAACACTCACCATCTGTTCATTGATAAAAGCACGACTCCGTCCTGAAGATGTCCCTGCTCGATTTAAGATCCGTCGAAAAACGAGAATCTCTGGGCAAATTCCCCCCTCCTCCGCCAACCCATGTTCTTCAAGCAGTTGCGTCACATAAGAATTGTCTTTGATGGAAAATTCGGCACTAACGACGGCTTGCTCCGCCCCTTGCCGAATAAGGGAAACATCTCCACGCATGCCCAAGGCCAAGCCCAATGCATCCAGCAAAATTGACTTTCCAGCGCCCGTTTCCCCTGTCAAAACACTCAAAGACGATTCCACACTTAAATGAAGAGTGTCAATCAATACGAGGTCTTTGATTGAAAGGCTTAAGAGCATTTCAGATACCGATTATCCCTTAGGTTTCTTTTGAGGTGGCGCCTTCCCAATAGGCACCGGTGACTGAGTGAGTGGAGAACTATCTTCAATGGATTCAGCTGGCTTTTCCTTGCCTTTAGGACCCGTCCCCGGCTTTGGAGCCTGGCTCAACGCATCAGGAATTGTGTCGCGAATAAGCGAATAGGTATCTTCATACCAAGTGCTCCCTGGATAATTGTAGCCCAAAATGGCGGCTGTCTTCTGGGCTTGGTCAAGAATTCCCAAAGCCAAATAGCATTCGACGATACGATGCAACGCTTCAGGGGTATGAGAGGTTGACTGAAAACCCTCCACAACATTTTTAAATCGATTGAGAGCGGCTAAATAGGCTTGTTGCTTCAAATAATAACGACCAACATCCATTTCTTTGCCGGCTAAGTGGTCCCGAATAAGATCCGTCTTGAGCCTTGCATCTTTTCCATAAGGGCTCGCGGAATAACGGCGCGTTACTTCTTCAAATGCCCTCAATGCATCTTCCGTTGTTTTTTGATCCCGTTCGATCATGGGGACTTGCTCATAATAACAAATACCAACCATATAATAGGCGTAGGCGATATATTCATGTCCCGGGTGAAGCTGGATGAAAACATTGTAGTTCTCAATCGCATCATCATATTTTTTCGCCTGATAGTATGAATACGCAGCCATTAACAAGGATTTTGGGGCCAACGCAGAATAAGGATGT includes:
- a CDS encoding outer membrane protein assembly factor BamD, giving the protein MSIALLLCVCPLLLQTGCSDSEETFVEQPVETLYNQAMDYLENGSYSRAALAFVEVERQHPYSALAPKSLLMAAYSYYQAKKYDDAIENYNVFIQLHPGHEYIAYAYYMVGICYYEQVPMIERDQKTTEDALRAFEEVTRRYSASPYGKDARLKTDLIRDHLAGKEMDVGRYYLKQQAYLAALNRFKNVVEGFQSTSHTPEALHRIVECYLALGILDQAQKTAAILGYNYPGSTWYEDTYSLIRDTIPDALSQAPKPGTGPKGKEKPAESIEDSSPLTQSPVPIGKAPPQKKPKG